The nucleotide sequence AAACATCTGGCATTACTTCAATGGCGCTGTACTGGTCTGCAAGGTTGGTTCCCAATCCTTCAAACTTTGTGTTGTCCTCGTCTGTCCACCAGTTGGTCATGTTTCCAGATGCGTCAAATCGAGCGCCACTGTCATCAAAACCGTGAGAGATCTCGTGACCTATTACTGCGCCCATACCGCCAAAGTTGATCGCAGCATCTGCATTATAATCATAAAATGGTGGTTGTAGAATCGCTGCCGGGAAAACAATCTCGTTATAATATGGATTGTAGTAGGCATTCACCGTTTGTGGAGACATGAACCATTCTGTCTTATCCACAGACTCGCCTAAATCGTTAAGATTATCTTGACGGTTCCATTTGCTTACCGCCATCATGTTGTCAAAAAGTGTACCGCCGTTTTCTGGGCTTTTTATTTCCAGAGCGCTGTAATCCTTCCATTTGTCGGGATATCCTATTTTGATCGTCATGCCGTTAAGTTTGTCAATGGCTTTTTTCTTGGTATCTGCACTCATCCAATCTAGGGCATTGATGCGCACTTCATAAGCTTTTTTGACATAGTCGATCATCTCTAAAGCTTTGTCCTTTGCTTCTTTTGGGAATTTTTCAACTACATATAGTTTACCCAAAGCTTCACCAACAGTTCCATTGACCACATCTAGGGCACGTTCTTCCAAAGGTTCTTGTTCTACGGCACCGCGCATCGTTTTGCTGTAAAAATCCCAGTTGGCATCTTCCAAGGTGCTGGATAAGCTGCTGGCCGATTGATTGATGATGGTCCATTTAAGGTAATCCTTGATCACTGGCAGATTCTTTTGCGCGATCATAGGCTGTAGGGATTTCAAATAATCTGGTTGTGAAACGATGATGGTATCAAAATCCTTTACACCTATGGTTTCAAAATAACTTTCCCAGTCCATCGCAGGAACCAGTTTTTTCAAGTTTTCTTTAGGCATAGGATTGTAGGATAGCAAAGGGTTTCTACTAGAAACCTTGTCCATCATAGGCTTAGCTAATTTCCCTTCAAAGGCTACAATTTCTGCAGCGGTGGTTTTTGCAGCAAGACTATCCGTTCCCGTTAGGCTCAACATGCGAGCCACGTGCTGCTTGTATTTTTCAAGCTTTTGCTTGCTGTCTTCGTCCTGTTCCACATAGTATTCGCGTGCCATTCCCAGGCTACCTGTTCCTAATTGTGCAACGTTGATGTTAGTGTCCTTGGCATCTGGTGATGCATAGAAGGATATCAAACCGTTAATCCCGTAAGCGGAAAGATCACCTAGCAATTCTGGCAATTGGTTGATGTTAGTCACCGCATCGACCTGTTGTAAATAGGGAAGAAGTGGTTGGTAATCTGTGTTGTCTCGATTTTCTGTATCGACGATGGATTGAAACAGGTACACGGCTTTTGCCTGGTCAGACGCTGGGTCTAGATTCTCATCTTTCTCAGCTTTTCTAAGAATGGCAAGTACGTCTGCGTCTGTTTGCTTGCGCAGCTTGTTGAAGCCGCCCCAAACGGTTTGATCTGCTGGAATTTCGGTAGAATCGATCCAGGTACCGTTGACATATCTATAAAAGTCATCCTTAGGACTCACTAAGGTGTCCATGGCGGTAAAGTCTATGCCGGGATAGGTTTTGTTTTCAGCGATTTCGGTTTCCTTTTCATCTTTACAGGATGCGAAAACGGTGATTATGGCTATGATCATGAGTGATCTAACAGCGCTCCAATGGTGTTTCATTGTATTGAATTTTAGGGTGATAAATGTAATTTGTTTTCCGCCGTTGCAACAACATTATTATACGGATTTAACATTGTGGTTGTAATGGAGTGGTTGTAGTGGAATTCGCTTTCCTGTCTGCCGACAGGCAGGCGCGAAAGCGATACTTTCCAATCTATAGGTGCATCTTGACTAGGATTTGTTACAATAAAAAAGAGCTTTCCTCTATGGAAAGCTCTTCAATGTAGAGTAAATAAAGCGTTGTTAGCGTACGAGTAGTTTTTGAGTTGTCGAGTCGCCGTTAGATGATAGGGTCAAGAAATACATTCCTGGTGCGAAACCAGTAAGATCCAATGTTTCTTTTTTATTGTCAATCGTTGCAGATCGCAAGATTTGCTTGCCCGTGATGTCTGTTACCTGATAATTATATTCACTATCCATTTTCCAATTAAGGTTGAAAATACCGCTGGATGGATT is from Nonlabens sp. YIK11 and encodes:
- a CDS encoding M13 family metallopeptidase, encoding MKHHWSAVRSLMIIAIITVFASCKDEKETEIAENKTYPGIDFTAMDTLVSPKDDFYRYVNGTWIDSTEIPADQTVWGGFNKLRKQTDADVLAILRKAEKDENLDPASDQAKAVYLFQSIVDTENRDNTDYQPLLPYLQQVDAVTNINQLPELLGDLSAYGINGLISFYASPDAKDTNINVAQLGTGSLGMAREYYVEQDEDSKQKLEKYKQHVARMLSLTGTDSLAAKTTAAEIVAFEGKLAKPMMDKVSSRNPLLSYNPMPKENLKKLVPAMDWESYFETIGVKDFDTIIVSQPDYLKSLQPMIAQKNLPVIKDYLKWTIINQSASSLSSTLEDANWDFYSKTMRGAVEQEPLEERALDVVNGTVGEALGKLYVVEKFPKEAKDKALEMIDYVKKAYEVRINALDWMSADTKKKAIDKLNGMTIKIGYPDKWKDYSALEIKSPENGGTLFDNMMAVSKWNRQDNLNDLGESVDKTEWFMSPQTVNAYYNPYYNEIVFPAAILQPPFYDYNADAAINFGGMGAVIGHEISHGFDDSGARFDASGNMTNWWTDEDNTKFEGLGTNLADQYSAIEVMPDVFINGKFTLGENIGDLGGVNAAYDALQMWLDDKGRPEEDIDGFTQEQRFFISWATVWRTKMRDEALQQRIKGDVHSPGMYRGYVPLQNIQAFYDAFDINEGDGMYVKPEDRVIIW